A window of the Fusarium fujikuroi IMI 58289 draft genome, chromosome FFUJ_chr09 genome harbors these coding sequences:
- a CDS encoding related to alpha-glucoside transport protein yields MSTNDDNKGISEVKGDGAHIDHAYDVEAKKEMAADMQGAIDAENAEHNMTVLEAVRAYPAASLWAFNMSCTIIMEAYCVFLIGNFIALPAFADRYGIWSDTKGKYVIETKWQSALQVGGPIGAIIGVTIAGPITSRIGYRWATISGLMLLNAFIFIFYFADSLPVMLVAQLLEGIPWGIFIANSPAYCSEIVPLQLRAPATQMLQMFWAIGAIIVGAVAYRYNDLHEQAAFRVPIALQWMFPTPLAILIFLSPESPWWLVRKGRLEEAAKAVRRLGRSTHVDNAQEAIAMMRRTIDLEKTVKEPSFIELFQGTDAYRTAIVCCVYAAQNLTGNLIANQAVYFFEQAGMPNKTAFAMGLITSALQTVFVMLSWILTSYFGRRSIYLWGSLGNTVLLVALGIAATVGDVKSTVNSNTQAALGLIVSVLFTLGPAPASWVIIGETSAIRLRPLTTGVGRGCYYLVNIPCIFLSSWMLNPTGANLGGKCGYVWAGTGFVCLVMAYIWLPEMKNRSYREIDILFKRKVQARKWKKTVIDVHDDE; encoded by the exons ATGAGCACAAACGACGATAACAAGGGCATCTCAGAGGTCAAGGGCGACGGCGCCCATATCGACCATGCCTACGATGTCGaggcaaagaaggagatggccgCTGACATGCAGGGCGCCATCGACGCCGAGAACGCGGAACACAACATGACCGTTCTCGAGGCCGTTAGAGCTTATCCCGCTGCTTCTCTCTGGGCCTTCAACATGTCTTGCACAATT ATCATGGAGGCTTACTGTGTTTTCCTCATCGGTAACTTCATCGCCCTCCCCGCTTTCGCCGACAGATACGGTATCTGGAGTGACACCAAGGGCAAATATGTCATCGAGACAAAGTGGCAATCTGCTCTTCAGGTCGGTGGCCCCATTGGCGCCATCATCGGTGTCACCATCGCCGGTCCCATCACCAGCCGTATCGGATACCGATGGGCTACCATCAGCGGACTCATGCTCCTCAacgccttcatcttcatcttctactTTGCCGACTCTCTGCCCGTCATGCTCGTCGCTCAGCTCCTTGAGGGTATCCCCTGGGGTATTTTCATCGCCAACTCTCCTGCCTACTGTTCCGAGATCGTGCCTCTCCAGCTTCGAGCTCCTGCTACGCAGATGCTTCAGATGTTCTGGGCCATTGGTGCGATTATCGTCGGTGCTGTGGCCTATCGCTACAATGATCTTCATGAGCAGGCTGCTTTCCG TGTGCCTATCGCTCTTCAGTGGATGTTCCCCACTCCcctcgccatcctcatcttcctctccccCGAGTCTCCCTGGTGGCTTGTCCGAAAGGGTCGTCTCGaagaggctgccaaggccgTTCGACGTCTCGGACGTTCTACCCACGTCGACAACGCTCAGGAGGCTATTGCCATGATGAGACGTACCATTGATCTCGAGAAGACCGTCAAGGAGCCCAGCTTCATTGAGCTATTCCAGGGCACTGATGCTTACCGTACTGCCATCGTTTGCTGCGTTTACGCCGCTCAGAACCTCACTGGTAACCTGATCGCTAACCAGGCTGTCTACTTCTTCGAGC AGGCCGGTATGCCTAACAAGACCGCTTTCGCTATGGGTCTCATCACCTCCGCCCTCCAGACCGTCTTCGTCATGCTTTCTTGGATTCTCACCAGTTACTTCGGTCGTCGATCCATTTACCTCTGGGGCTCTCTCGGAAACACTGTCCTCCTGGTCGCTCTCGGTATCGCCGCCACTGTCGGTGATGTCAAGTCCACCGTCAACTCCAACACCCAGGCTGCCCTCGGTCTCATTGTCTCCGTCCTCTTCACCCTCGGACCCGCTCCCGCCTCTTGGGTCATCATCGGAGAAACCTCCGCTATTCGTCTTCGACCTCTCACCACTGGTGTCGGCCGTGGCTGCTACTACCTCGTCAACATCCCCTGtatcttcctctcctcttggATGCTTAACCCCACT GGCGCCAACCTCGGTGGCAAGTGCGGTTATGTCTGGGCTGGTACCGGTTTCGTCTGCTTGGTCATGGCATACATCTGGCTTCCTGAGATGAAGAACCGATCTTACCGAGAGATCGACATTCTCTTCAAGCGCAAGGTCCAGGCCcgcaagtggaagaagaccGTCATCGACGTCCACGACGACGAGTAG